Genomic DNA from Ilyobacter polytropus DSM 2926:
TTACAAGGTGAGCGTTTATCTGCTGTACAGTATCAAGTGCAACTCCCACAACGATTATGATCCCGGTTCCTCCGAAAAATACAGGAAGTCCCATTGAACTGAATATCGCTATAGGTAGTACTGACACCGTCGCAAGAAATGCTGCTCCTCCCCAGGTAATCTTTGTGACAACATTTTCCAAATATACAACTGTCTCTTCTCCAGGTCTTATTCCCGGAATAGTTCCTCCGCCCTGTTTCAAGTTGTCTGCAACTTTCTCAGGATCAAACATAATAGCCGTATAGAAAAATGAGAAAAACATAATCAAAGCTGCATAAGTTATTAAATAAACAGGATGAGTTTGAGTAAATAGTCTTCCTAACATTATTCTTCCAGGCATATCTGCTGGCAAGGAATTTACAATAAGAGATGGAATCATCATAAGCACTGAAGCAAAGATTACCGGCATTACACCAGCAGTATTTATTTTTAATGGAAGGTAAGTGCTTTGAGCCACTCCCCCTTTACCACTAAATCCTCTTCCTACATAGTGAACAGGTATATTTCTCTGTCCCAGTTGAATTATTACTATTCCTGCAACTGTTATAAGTGCAAAAGCTGCCACGATCACAAGTATCGGAATAAGGAACTTACTACCCTTCATATTTTGTACTGTTTGTACAACTGTTGATGGCATTCTAGATATTACATTTAAGAATATCAAGAGCGAGATTCCATTTCCTACACCTTTTAAAGATATCTGTTCTCCCACCCACATAAGAAACACTGTTCCTGCTGTAAGTGTTGTCACAGTTGTTGTTACAAATCCGAATCCAGGAGTTGTAACAAGACCTGCAGACTGAAGCCACATACATACACCAAATCCTTGTATCATTGCGACTACAATAGTCAGATATCTGGTCCACTGAGTGACCTTGTTTCTTCCTGATTCACCTTCTTTTTGAATCTCCTCGAGCTTAGGAATAATAACTGCCAGTAAACTCACCACGATGGATGCATTGATGTAAGGCATTACCCCAAGCGCAAAAATGGAGACTCTTTGAAAGGCTCCTCCTGAAAACATATTTATATAGCCAAGAAGGTCATTCTGAGCTGTCATTGATGATAACCTGTCAATGTCCACACCAGGAGCAGGGATGTGAGTCCCTACTCTGGCTATTAAGAACATCAACAGAGTGAAGATAATCTTTTGTTTCAGCTCAGGTATTTTGCCTATGGCATTTACCTTTTCATTGAATCTTTCTAACAAAGTCAAAACTCTTCACCCCGCCTTTTTACTAAAAATCATAACTATGGTGAATTTTTATTACTTGTTGTTTCCAGCGATGTCAGCAAAAGTCTTAACTTCTATGATTTCTACTACTCCACCTTGAGCTTCGATAGCTTCTTTAGCAGATGCAGAAATTTTGTGAGCTTTTACCGTAAGTTTTTTCTCTAAAGATCCTTTTCCAAGAACTTTTAGACCAGCCATCATTTTTTTAACGATTCCAGCTTCTTTTAAAGCTTCTGGAGTCACTACAGATCCTTCTTCGAATCTGTTTAATGTATCAAGATTAACAACTGCATAATCTTTTCTGAAAAGTGAGTTAGAGAATCCTCTCTTAGGCACTCTTCTGATTAAAGGCATTTGTCCACCTTCAAATCCAGGATGAACATAAGAACCTGATCTTGACTTTTGTCCGTTATGTCCTTTACCTCCAGTTTTACCAGTACCAGAAGACTCTCCTCTTCCGATTCTTTTTCTGTCTTTTCTAGGTACAGAAGGCTTTAATTCGTTTAACTTCATTCTTTTGTTACACCTCCTCTACATTGAGTAGGTAAGATACTAAATGAACTTTCCCTACGATATCAGGTGTTGCTTCTAGTTCTACAACGTTATTTATCTTCTTAAGCCCTAGCGACTTTACAGTTGCTATATGGTTAGGCTTTCTTCCGATCATGCTTTTTACAAGCTTAATTCTAAGCTTTGCCATTATACTTACCTCCTAGCTTAAGATATCCTTTACTTCTTTACCTCTTAAAGTAGCGATTTGCTCAGCTGTTCTAAGCTCTCTTAAACCTTCTATAGTTGCTCTAGCAACATTCCCCTTAGTTCTAGATCCTCTGATCTTTGTAAGGATGTTGTGTAGACCTGCCAACTCTAGAATTTCTCTACAAGCAGAACCTGCTATTACCCCTGTACCTTCATGAGCTGGAGCCATCCAGATTGAAGTAGCTCCCCATTTTCCAATGATTTCATGAGGAATAGTAGTTCCTTTAAGAGATACAGTGATCATATTTCTTTTTGCCGCAGCTATAGCCTTCTTGATTGCATCAGGTACGCCGTTAGCTTTTCCTAGTCCTATACCTACTTTACCGTTCTCATCTCCAACCGCAGCTAGAACTGAGAAAGATATAGTTCTTCCACCTTTTGTAGTTTTAGAAACTCTAGATATAGTTAGTATCTTTTCTTCAAATTGTTTTTCTTCTCTATTTACAAACTTAGACAAGTGATATCCTCCTCTCTACAAGAATTAGAATTTCAGACCTGCTTCTCTTGCAGCTTCAGCAAGAGCAGCAATCCTTCCTGTGTATACATATCCAGATCTGTCAAATACAATGTTAGTTATTCCTTTAGCCGTAGCTCTCTCAGCAATAGCTTTCCCTACTAACACAGCAGATTCAACATTTCCTCCGTGTTTAACATCTGATTTGATCTCTTTATCGATTGTTGATGCCGTTACTAATGTAGTTCCGTTAACGTCATCGATAAGTTGAGCAAAGATGTTATCGTTAGATCTATATACAGAAAGTCTTGGTCTCTCAGCTGTACCAGAAATTTTATTTCTGATAGATAATTGTTTTCTTTTTCTTACAGCTTGTCTGTCAACCTTTTTAAACAACTGACTTACCTCCTTTTTGTCAAGCTACCTTACGATTTTTTTCCTTCTTTTCTTCTAACAACCTCGTCCGAGTACTTAACACCTTTTCCTTTATACGGCTCAGGAGCTCTCTTTGATCTGATCTCAGAAGCAACCTGTCCGACTACCTGTTTCTCAATTCCGTCTATATGAATAACTGTATTTTTTTCTACAGTGAATGTTATCCCTTTAACTTCGTTGATAAGAACTGGGTGAGAGTATCCTAAAGATAACTCTAGTCCTTTTCCTTTTGCTGCTGCTCTGTAACCTACACCTACTAGGTTAAGAGTTTTTCTGAAGCCTTGGCTTACTCCTAATATCATGTTATTGATAAGGGCTCTTGTAGTCCCGTGGAGTGCTCTCATTTGTGGAAGATCGTTAGGTCTTTCTACAACGACTTCATTGTTTTCAATTTTTATAGTCATTTCTTTTGAAAATTCATTAGTTAAAGTCCCTTTTGGTCCTTTTACAGCAACTTGATTGTCTTCGTTAACTGTAACTTCAACACCAGCAGGCACTAAAATAGGTTTTCTACCTACTCTTGACATTTATTGTGCACCTCCTATGCTTATATTACCAAACGAATGCAAGTACTTCTCCACCTACGTTTTCTCTTCTAGCGACTTTATCAGTGACAATTCCCTTAGAAGTAGAAACTATGGCGATTCCTAAACCAGACAATACTCTTGGCATTTCCTCTACAGAAGAGTAAACTCTTCTTCCAGGCTTAGAAATTCTCTTAATTCCTTTAATAATTCTTTCTTTTCCTGAATATCTAAGATAAACTCTGATATTCTTTTTATTTCCATCAGTTATTACTTTAAAGTTAGAAATATATCCTTCTTCTTTAAGAATCTCAGCGATTCTTTCTTTTGCATTCGAGTGAGGAACATCTGCCTTTTCATGCATTACTGCATTGGCATTTCTTACTCTTGTTAACATATCAGCGATTGGATCTGTTAAATACATCTACGAAAATCCTCCTTCCTATCAATTACCAAGATGACTTTTTAATACCAGGGATTAAACCAGCACCGGCTAATTGTCTAAATTTTACCCTCGAGATTCCAAATTCTCTCATGTACCCTCTTGGTCTACCGTCTAATTGACATCTGTTTCTTTTTCTAACAGGTGACGCATTTTTTGGTAATTTATTAAGCTCAAATGCAGCTTCCATATCACCGTCATTTACTCTTTTTTTCAATTCTGCTCTTTTAGCAGCGTATTTATCGCAAAGTTCAGCTCTTTTGACGTCTCTAGCGATCATTGACTTTTTAGCCATTTACTTTAACCTCCTCACTAATTACTTTTTAAAAGGCATTCCGAAAGCCTTAAGTAATGCTCTTCCTTCTTCATCCGATTTGGAAGAAGAAACGATAGTGATAGACATTCCAAGTAGTTTATCAACTTTATCATAATCGATTTCAGGGAAAACTAATTGATCTCTAAGACCTATAGAATAGTTTCCTCTTCCGTCAAAAGCATTTGCAGAAACTCCTTCGAAATCTCTAACCCTTGGAAGCACTACGTTTACTAATCTATCTAAAAAGTCGTACATTCTTTCTTTTCTTAGAGTAACTTTTACACCGATAGGCATATCTTCTCTAAGTTTGAATCCTGCTTCAGACTTTCTAGCTTTTCTAACTATTGGCTTCTGTCCAGAAATAATTGTAAGATCACTTAGGGCTGCGTCGATAAGCTTTGAGTTTTGAGTAGCTTCTCCTACACCCATGTTAACTACGATTTTTTCTAGCTTAGGGCATTCCATTACATTTTTAAGTCCTAACTCTTTCATAAGAGTAGTAACTATTTCTTCATTGTAAAACTTATGATATCTAGAAACGTATTTAGACACTTACGTTATCCTCCCTTCTTATAAAACTTCTCCTGATACTTTTGAGTATCTTACTTTTTTTCCATCCACAAATTTAAATCCAGTTTTTGTAGGTTTTCCAGCTTTCTCATCAAACAGCATAACTTTTGATGAGAAAATAGGAGCTGGTTTAGTTACAACTCCACCTTGTGGGTTCATTGGAGTTGGCTTCATATGCTTAGTTACTACATTTATTCCCTCTACTACAACTTTACCTTTTTTAGTAAAAACTTGTAGTACTTTTCCAGTCTTACCTTTATCTTTTCCTGAAATCACATAAACAGTGTCTCCAGTCTTAACGTGCATTTTATTAGGTACGAATTTTATTTTAGGTCTAGCCACGATTGATAGCCTCCTCTCTGATTATAATACTTCTGGTGCAAGGGAAACTATTTTCATAAAGTTTTTAGCTCTTAGCTCTCTTGCAACTGGGCCAAAGATTCTTGTAGCTCTTGCTTCTAAGTTGTTGTTTAATACAACTGCAGCATTATCATCAAACTTGATGTAAGAACCATCTTCTCTTCTTAATTCTTTTCTTGTTCTAACTATAACCGCTTTTACTACATCTCCTTTTTTAACGTTTCCGCCAGGTGATGCCTCTTTAACTGATGCCACAACAATGTCACCGATTTTACCAAATCTTCTTCTAGAACCACCTAGTACTCTGATTACCATTATTTTTTTAGCACCAGAATTATCAGCAACATTAAGGATAGTTTGTTGTTGTACCATTAAAATATCCTCCTCTCACAATAATTGGGATTATTTAGCCTTTTCTATAATCTCAACTAGTCTCCATCTCTTATCTTTAGATAATGGCCTAGTTTCCATAATTTTAACTTTATCACCAGTTTTAGCTACATTATTTTCATCGTGAGCTTTGAACTTATTTGATGATTTCATTCTCTTCTTGTAGATCGGGTGTAATTTCATTGACTCTTCTAAAACAACGATGGTTTTGTCCATCTTGTCAGAAACAACAATACCTTCTCTAACTTTTCTATCGTTTCTCAAAATTCTAACCTCCTTCTTAGGACTTATCTATACAATGAGATTATCTTTCGTTTAAGTCAGTTTTAATTCTTGCAATGTCTCTTCTAACTTGTCTGATTTTAGCAGTGTTAGTAAGTTGACCTAATGAAAGTTGGAACTTTAGGTTGAAAAGTTCTTCCTTAAGCTCTTTGCATTTAACAACTAAGTCTTCAGTTGATATCTCTTTTATCTCTTTAGCTCTCATTAGTTTCACCACCATTCTCTCTTTTTACAATTTTACATTTGATAGGTAGTTTCATAGTAGCTTTTCTTAATGCCTGCATAGCCTTTTCTTCAGTTACTCCTGCAACTTCAAACATAATTCTTCCAGGTTTTACAACTGCTACCCAACCTTCAACGTTTCCTTTACCTTTACCCATTCTTACCCCTGCAGGTCTTGCAGTAATTGGCTTGTCAGGGAATATCCTGATATAAGTAGTACCCTCTCTTTTGAAAGTTCTGTTTATAGCTACTCTACAAGATTCAATCTGTCTATTAGTAATCCAATGAGGCTCCATTGCCATTAGTCCAAAATCTCCAAAAGCAACAGTATTACCTTTTTGTGCTTTACCTTTCATTCTACCTCTAAACATTTTTCTGTGTTTAGTTCTTTTAGGCATTAACATGGTTACTTGTCGCCTCCTTCCTTCTTACTTGGAAGAACTTCTCCATGGAAGATCCAAACTTTAATTCCAAGCGCTCCGTAAGTTGTTTGTGCTGTCGCTGTTGCGTAGTCAATGTCAGCTCTTAGTGTGTGTAGAGGTACTTTACCTTCCACTACCCATTCGCTTCTTGCTATTTCAGCACCATTAAGTCTTCCAGAAGCCATGATTTTTATACCTTTAACTCCTGCTCTCATAGCTCTCATTACAGCTTGATTGATCGCTCTTTTATAAGCAACCCTTCTCTCAATTCCAGTTGCGATGTTTTCAGCAACAAGAACTGCATCTGTATTGAACCCTTTCTCTTCTTGTACTTTTATTGTAAGCTTCTTTCCAGTCAGTTTTTCTAACTTTCTCTTAAGAGACTCTATTTCCGCACCTTTTCTTCCGATAACTATACCAGCTTTTGCTGTATGAATAAAAACTACCACGTGTGAAGGTGAAGTTCTTTCTATTCTGATCTTAGAAACTCCTGCGTGAAAATAAGTCTTCTTAATAACTTCTCTGATAGTTATATCTTCATGGAAGTACTTAGCATATTCTTTTTTATCTGCATACCAGTTAGAGTCCCAAGTTCTTGTTATTCCAAGTCTTAACCCTCTAGGATCTACCTTTTGTCCCACAGTCTTACCTCCTTAAACTACTTTTCAGATACTGCTACTACAATATGTGCTGTAGGTTTTCTGATTATATCAGCTCTTCCCATAGCTCTTGGCATGATTCTTTTAAGAACCGGACCTTGATTTACCATTATTGTAGATACAACTAATTTTTCTTCATCCATATCAAAGTTATTAGTCGCATTAGCAATCGCTGATGCTAATGTTTTTTTGATAACCGTCGCAGCTTTTTTGTTTGCGAACTGTAATATATCTAACGCTTCTAAAGCTGATTTA
This window encodes:
- the secY gene encoding preprotein translocase subunit SecY, which translates into the protein MTLLERFNEKVNAIGKIPELKQKIIFTLLMFLIARVGTHIPAPGVDIDRLSSMTAQNDLLGYINMFSGGAFQRVSIFALGVMPYINASIVVSLLAVIIPKLEEIQKEGESGRNKVTQWTRYLTIVVAMIQGFGVCMWLQSAGLVTTPGFGFVTTTVTTLTAGTVFLMWVGEQISLKGVGNGISLLIFLNVISRMPSTVVQTVQNMKGSKFLIPILVIVAAFALITVAGIVIIQLGQRNIPVHYVGRGFSGKGGVAQSTYLPLKINTAGVMPVIFASVLMMIPSLIVNSLPADMPGRIMLGRLFTQTHPVYLITYAALIMFFSFFYTAIMFDPEKVADNLKQGGGTIPGIRPGEETVVYLENVVTKITWGGAAFLATVSVLPIAIFSSMGLPVFFGGTGIIIVVGVALDTVQQINAHLVMKEYKGFL
- the rplO gene encoding 50S ribosomal protein L15, which translates into the protein MKLNELKPSVPRKDRKRIGRGESSGTGKTGGKGHNGQKSRSGSYVHPGFEGGQMPLIRRVPKRGFSNSLFRKDYAVVNLDTLNRFEEGSVVTPEALKEAGIVKKMMAGLKVLGKGSLEKKLTVKAHKISASAKEAIEAQGGVVEIIEVKTFADIAGNNK
- the rpmD gene encoding 50S ribosomal protein L30, with protein sequence MAKLRIKLVKSMIGRKPNHIATVKSLGLKKINNVVELEATPDIVGKVHLVSYLLNVEEV
- the rpsE gene encoding 30S ribosomal protein S5 encodes the protein MSKFVNREEKQFEEKILTISRVSKTTKGGRTISFSVLAAVGDENGKVGIGLGKANGVPDAIKKAIAAAKRNMITVSLKGTTIPHEIIGKWGATSIWMAPAHEGTGVIAGSACREILELAGLHNILTKIRGSRTKGNVARATIEGLRELRTAEQIATLRGKEVKDILS
- the rplR gene encoding 50S ribosomal protein L18, which gives rise to MFKKVDRQAVRKRKQLSIRNKISGTAERPRLSVYRSNDNIFAQLIDDVNGTTLVTASTIDKEIKSDVKHGGNVESAVLVGKAIAERATAKGITNIVFDRSGYVYTGRIAALAEAAREAGLKF
- the rplF gene encoding 50S ribosomal protein L6, translating into MSRVGRKPILVPAGVEVTVNEDNQVAVKGPKGTLTNEFSKEMTIKIENNEVVVERPNDLPQMRALHGTTRALINNMILGVSQGFRKTLNLVGVGYRAAAKGKGLELSLGYSHPVLINEVKGITFTVEKNTVIHIDGIEKQVVGQVASEIRSKRAPEPYKGKGVKYSDEVVRRKEGKKS
- the rpsH gene encoding 30S ribosomal protein S8, whose translation is MYLTDPIADMLTRVRNANAVMHEKADVPHSNAKERIAEILKEEGYISNFKVITDGNKKNIRVYLRYSGKERIIKGIKRISKPGRRVYSSVEEMPRVLSGLGIAIVSTSKGIVTDKVARRENVGGEVLAFVW
- the rpsN gene encoding 30S ribosomal protein S14, which produces MAKKSMIARDVKRAELCDKYAAKRAELKKRVNDGDMEAAFELNKLPKNASPVRKRNRCQLDGRPRGYMREFGISRVKFRQLAGAGLIPGIKKSSW
- the rplE gene encoding 50S ribosomal protein L5, translating into MSKYVSRYHKFYNEEIVTTLMKELGLKNVMECPKLEKIVVNMGVGEATQNSKLIDAALSDLTIISGQKPIVRKARKSEAGFKLREDMPIGVKVTLRKERMYDFLDRLVNVVLPRVRDFEGVSANAFDGRGNYSIGLRDQLVFPEIDYDKVDKLLGMSITIVSSSKSDEEGRALLKAFGMPFKK
- the rplX gene encoding 50S ribosomal protein L24 produces the protein MARPKIKFVPNKMHVKTGDTVYVISGKDKGKTGKVLQVFTKKGKVVVEGINVVTKHMKPTPMNPQGGVVTKPAPIFSSKVMLFDEKAGKPTKTGFKFVDGKKVRYSKVSGEVL
- the rplN gene encoding 50S ribosomal protein L14; the encoded protein is MVQQQTILNVADNSGAKKIMVIRVLGGSRRRFGKIGDIVVASVKEASPGGNVKKGDVVKAVIVRTRKELRREDGSYIKFDDNAAVVLNNNLEARATRIFGPVARELRAKNFMKIVSLAPEVL
- the rpsQ gene encoding 30S ribosomal protein S17; amino-acid sequence: MRNDRKVREGIVVSDKMDKTIVVLEESMKLHPIYKKRMKSSNKFKAHDENNVAKTGDKVKIMETRPLSKDKRWRLVEIIEKAK
- the rpmC gene encoding 50S ribosomal protein L29, with protein sequence MRAKEIKEISTEDLVVKCKELKEELFNLKFQLSLGQLTNTAKIRQVRRDIARIKTDLNER
- the rplP gene encoding 50S ribosomal protein L16, giving the protein MLMPKRTKHRKMFRGRMKGKAQKGNTVAFGDFGLMAMEPHWITNRQIESCRVAINRTFKREGTTYIRIFPDKPITARPAGVRMGKGKGNVEGWVAVVKPGRIMFEVAGVTEEKAMQALRKATMKLPIKCKIVKRENGGETNES
- the rpsC gene encoding 30S ribosomal protein S3 — protein: MGQKVDPRGLRLGITRTWDSNWYADKKEYAKYFHEDITIREVIKKTYFHAGVSKIRIERTSPSHVVVFIHTAKAGIVIGRKGAEIESLKRKLEKLTGKKLTIKVQEEKGFNTDAVLVAENIATGIERRVAYKRAINQAVMRAMRAGVKGIKIMASGRLNGAEIARSEWVVEGKVPLHTLRADIDYATATAQTTYGALGIKVWIFHGEVLPSKKEGGDK
- the rplV gene encoding 50S ribosomal protein L22, with the protein product MEARATTKYVRLSPQKARLVADLVRGKSALEALDILQFANKKAATVIKKTLASAIANATNNFDMDEEKLVVSTIMVNQGPVLKRIMPRAMGRADIIRKPTAHIVVAVSEK